The window CCGGCTGGCGGCGCGAGAAGATCGCCGAGGAACTGAATAAGGGCGAGGATGCCGGCGGCGGCTGGTTCCTCTACCTTCAGGCGACCCACAACCCGCCGACGGCGGCGCAGTCCTAACGGATCGTCCGCACCTCGGCCGCATCGCCCGGCGCCATCAGCCGGCGCCGCACGCCACCGGGCAGCTTGCCGTCTAGGCCGATTACCCCGAACAGTGTGCCGATCGCGGTCGGCGGCGGCGCGATCGGCGTGATGGCATCGCCCGGCGCATCGTCGCACGGCCCGCAGACGTAGAGCGACCCCGCCGTCGGCGCGCCGACCTGCACGTTGCGAACCCCGGCGAAGCGTAGCGGAAGCAAAGCACGGTCGTAGGTCGTCTTGTCGGTGAATACGGCTTGCGCCGAATGCGCCTGCGCCGTTTCGACCAATATCTCGGCCGACCAGTGCGGGTGGCGGTTGGCGAGCGATAAAGCCGCGAAGTTCGCGCCGACCAGTGCCACCAGCACTGCAGCGCGCATCATCGGCCGCAGGCGCACGAGCCACAGCGCGACGACGATCGCCGCCGTCACCGCCGCCAGCACGAAATAGCGCGGATTGAGGACGAGTTCGTGCACCAGCGCACCGACGACGAAGAAGGCGGCCACCGCCATTGCTCCGAGGATCAGCAGCCGCGACTGCGCCCGCCCGCGCAGATGCCGCCACGGCCGCGCGATCGTCGCCGGGATCAGTAGCCAGAACAGAAGCGCGAAATCGTCGTTGATCAACAGGACGAGCAGCGGATCGATCGCCGGGTGGAGCAGGAAATTGCCCTCCGCATTGGCGGCGCGGTCCATCTTGTCGTCATGGTTGATCGCAAGGCCGTAGCGGTGGAGCGGATCGCCGGTGACGATCCACTGGAACAAAGCCTCGGCCCCCTGCACCGCAAGGAAGCCGAAGCCCGCCGCGATCAGCGCGCGACGCCCCACAGGCTTTCCGCACAGGAAGATCGGCAACAGGCCGACCAGCGGCAGGATCGCCGTCTCGCGGCTCAGGAAAGCGAGGCCGAAGCTGATGCCGGCGGCGAAGCCTTTGCGCATGTCGTCGCGTCCGACGGGCAGCAGCGCGATGCCGCCCAGCACGAAGACGAGTTCGGCCATGTCGCAATTGACGATCGACGCGAAGGTCGCGAGCACCGGCATCGTGCCGGTCAGCATCACCGCGATCCAGCCCGCGGTGGCCCCGCCGATCCGCTTCGCCGTCAATCCCACGGTGACCAGCAATGCCGCGAACCAGCCGAGCGACATGGCGTGGAAAGCGGCCAAGCCCTTGCCGAAGATCGCGATCGCGGCCGCAAAGCTCAGCACGACGGGGAAGCGCGTCGTCCAGTGGTCGACCCCTGCATAGGGCGGATTATCGACCCACTTCACCGCGCCGAAATAATAGAGGCCGTCGTCTGACGCGATATAGCCGACCCAGCCGAGCCACAGGGCGATCGCCACCGCGATCACCGTCGGCACCGCCCAGCGCCAGCTTTGGTCTGTTCGCATCGTCACCCCCGACAGGCGTGGTAGGCGGAATCTGCAGGGATGAAAATCCTCCCCCGGCGGGGGAGGGGGACCAGCGTAGCTGGTGGAGGGGTATTCGAGGCTTGGCGGTTCGTTGCCGGCCAATACCCCTCCGTCAGTCCTGCGGACTGCCACCTCCCCCGCCGGGGGAGGATTTACAGGCTCGCAACCCGCGCCTTTCCCTCCTAAATGGCTCGCATGTCGGCCGATCTCTACAATCCCACGATCCTGCGGCTGGCGGCGACGATCCCGCATCATGCCCGCCTTCCCGATCCACAGGGGAGCGCCGCCAAACGATCCCCGATCTGCGGCAGTCGGGTGACGGTGGATGTTCGCATCGACGATGACGGCCGCATCAGCGCGCTGGGCCTCGAAGTGCGCGCCTGCGCGCTTGGGCAGGCTTCGGCATCGCTGATGGGCGCGCATGCGATCGGGCGCAGCCTCGATGAACTGGAGGGTGCGCGCGATGTGCTGACCGCTTTCCTCGCCGGGGAGCGTGCCGATCCGGGCGATTGGCCGGGGATCGAGATCTTCCTGCCCGCTGTCGCCTATCCCGCACGCCATGCCTCGATCCGGCTCGCCTTCGAAGGGGTCGCCGAAGCCGTTGCCGCCGCCCGCGCCGCGCGGGTTGCGGCGTGAACGAGGCGCACGAAACCGCGTTCCTGCTGAAGGACGGCGTCATCCTGCTCGGCATGGCGATCGTCTTCGTCCTGCTGTTCCGTCGCCTCGGCCTCGGCGCCACGCTGGGTTATCTGGTCGCAGGTGCGCTGGTCGGTCCGCATGGTCTGGCGCTGATCGGCGATGCGGAGGCGAAGCTGGGCATCGCCGAACTCGGCATCGTCCTGCTGCTGTTCCTCGTCGGGCTGGAACTGCATCCCAACCGGCTCTGGCGATTGCGGCGCGACATCTTCGGCCTCGGCCTGGTCCAGGTGGCGCTGTGTGGTGCGGCGATCAGCGCGGTCATCTTCCTGACGACGGGCTTCAGCTGGGCCGCCGCGCTCGCGCTCGGCCTGCCGCTGGCGCTGTCGTCGACCGCGCAGGTGCTGCCGATGTTGCAGTCGGCCGGCCGCCTCAATACGCCCTCGGGCGAGCGCGCTTTCTCCGTCCTGCTGTTTCAGGATCTGTCGATCGTCCCGCTGATCACGATCATCGCCGCGCTTTCGCGCACGCCGCCCGCACCCGATGCGCCGCCCGGATGGCTGCTGGGCCTCTATACGGTCGGCGCGGTCATCGGCCTCGTCCTGATCGGCCGGTTCGTGATGAACCCGCTGTTCAAGGTGATCGGCCGGCTGGGGGAGCGCGAATTGTTCGTCGCCGCCGGCCTGTTCGCGGTGATCGCGGCGGCGGCGCTGATGGAGGCGCTGCACCTGTCGGCGGCGCTCGGCGCGTTCATCGCGGGCGTGATGCTGGCGGACTCGCCGTACCGGCATGAACTGGAGGCTGATGTCGAGCCGTTCCGCACGATCCTGCTCGGCCTGTTCTTTATCGCGGTCGGCATGTTGCTCGATCTGCACGTCATCGCCGAACGCCCGCTGTTCGTGATCGCGATGGCGCTGGCGGTGGTGGCGACCAAGGCGGTCGTCATGTTCGGCATCGCGCGCGTCTTCGGTGTCGCATGGCGTTCCGCTCTCGCCTTCGCCCTGCTGCTCAGCCAGGGAGGCGAGTTCGCCTTCGTGCTGTTCGCGCAGGCGCAGAACGCGCTGCTGATCGCGCCCGAGGCGGCGAGCCTGTTCAGCGCGATCGTCACCCTGTCGATGGTCACGACGCCGATCCTGATGATGGTCGCGCAACGTTTCCTGAACAAGGGCGTGAAGGCCGAGGAGGATCGGCCCGGCCCCGACGGCAATCAGACGGGCGATGCGATCGTCGTCGGCTATGGCCGCTTCGGGCAGACGGTGGCGCAGATGCTGGTCGCGTCGGGATCGCAGGTGACGTTGATCGACAACAAGGCGTCGCAGATCGAACAGTCGGGCAAGTTCGGGATGAAGGTCCATTATGGCGACGGCACCCGCGTCGACATATTGCGGCTGGCGGGCGCGGCGGATGCGCGCGCGATCATCTTCTGCGTCGACGGCAACGACCTCGGCAAGGCGCAGCTTCAGCCCATCCTCAACGCCTTCCCCAAGGCGGCGGTGCTGGTGCGCACCTTCGACCGGCGGCATATGATGGATCTGGCGCGGTTGGACCTGAACGGCATGGTCCGCGAATTGTTCGAAAGCGCGGTCCTGCTCGGCCGCCACGCGCTCGAGGCCGTGGGCGTCAGCGATCGGAACATCGACAAGGTCGAGGCCGAATATCGCCGGCGCGACGGTTCGCGGCTGGAAGCGCAGATGGAGACGGGCGATCTCGCCGCCTTGCGCGACCAAATGTTCATACCCGGCCGCGCGCTCGATCTGAGCGAGGACGAAGACGAAGGGGAGAAGGGCAATGGCGAAGCGCAGCGGGAAGGGTGATCCGCTTGGCGGCCTGCTGGCGGTGGCCGGCGCGGTCGCGGTCATCGGCGGGGCCTATGGTTCGCACGGCGCGACCGGCGCTGCGGTGGAGTGGCTCAAGACGGGCGCGCTCTATCTGATGGTCCATGCGATTGCGGGCCTCGTCGCGATCCAGCTGGGTCGGCGCGGGCCGGCGGGGCTGTTCCTGCTGGGCGGCGCGGTCTTTTCGGGCACCTTGTTCGCCATGTCCTTCGGCGCGCCGCGCATTCTGGGCGCGGTCACGCCGCTGGGCGGGCTGGCGATGATCCTCGGCTGGGTGTGGCTCGCCATCGCGATGCTGCGGGGGCGGTGATGCGCGCGCTGTTCACCTTCGCCGGCGCGTTGCTCCTCGCCTCGCCGGCATATGCGGCGAAGTCGGCGGCCGATCTCGCGATCCGCGCCGTCACCGTGATCGACGTCGAACATGGCACGCGGATCGCCGGGCAGACCGTGATCGTGCAGGGCGACCATATCGCCGCGGTCGGCACCGACGCCGCCATCGCGAAGGCATGGGCGCCTGCGCGCACGATCGACGGCAAAGGCCGCTATCTGATCCCTGGTCTCTGGGACATGCACGTCCATTTCGGCGGCGGGCCGGATTTGATCGAGGAGAATAAGGCGCTCCTGCCGCTCTACGTCGCCAACGGCATCACCACGATCCGCGATTGTTCGGGTGACCTGCCCGAACAGGTGCTGGCATGGCGCGGCGAGATTGCGAACGGCACCCTGTTCGGTCCGCGCCTGCTGTCATCGGGCGCGAAGATCGAGGGGATCAAGCCGATCTGGAAGGGTACGGTCGAGGTCGGCAGCAAGGCGGACGTCGATGCCGCGATCACCAGGCTGCACGATCGCGACAAGGTCGATTTCATCAAGATCACCGACAGCACGCTCGATCCGAAACTGTTCCTTTACGCGCTGGGCCAGGCGCATGCGCAGGGCATCCGCACGTCGGGCCACATCCCGATGGCGCTGACGGTCGAACAGGCGGTCGACGCCGGGATCAGCTCGATCGAGCATATGGATTATGCCTTCAAGGCGGGCGTGAAGGATGAGGCGGCGATCGCGGCTGACTTCGCCGCAGGCAAGATCGATCGGGCCGAGGCGAACCGCCGTCTCGATGTCGGCTTCGACCGCGCGACCGCGATGGCGGCCTATCGCAACTTTGCGGCGAAGGGCGTCTTCGTCACGCCGACGCTCAACGGCAGCCGGATCATCAGCTGGCTCGACAGCGAGGATCATTCGAAGGACGAGTATCTCAGCCTTATCGGCCCGAAACTGCGCAAGACCTATGACTGGCGGATCGAGCGCGCCGCGCAGGCCGATGCTGCCGGTATCGCCGCGCGCCATGCCCATTTCGATCGTATGGCCGCCGTCCTGCCGATGCTGGCCGAAGCCGGCGTGACGATCATCGCGGGCACCGATGCGGGCTTCCTCAACTCGTTCAATTATCCGGGGCAGGGGCTGCACGACGAACTCACCCTGTTCGTGAAGGAGGGGCTGACCCCCGAACAGGCTTTGTCGTCGGCGACGCGGGCGGGGCCGGCGTGGTTCGGCCAGCTCGATCGTTATGGTGCGGTGGCGCAGGGCAAGGCGGCCGATCTCGTTCTGCTCGATGCCGATCCGCTGAAGGACATCGACGCGACCCGCACGATCCGCGCCGTCGTGATGCGCGGCAAGCTCTACGATCGCGCCGCGCTCGACGCGATGCTGGCCGAAACCCGCGCGAAGGTGGCGGCGTGGGATTCGACCCACTAGCCGTCATCCCGGCGGAGGCCGGGATCTCAGGAGGTTTCTGCGGCTAACTGGCATCTAGATGCTCGCTGAGATCCCGGCCTCCGCCGGGATGACGAGAGTTACCTGCCCGTCGCCATCCGTTCTTCGGCGGCGGTGAAGTTCGAATGCGCGCCCGACGGTGCATCGTCGGGCACGGCGGTCACGAAATAGGCGACCCCGGTCTTGGCGTCCCGATCGATCCACAGGCCGGATCGCAGGCCATAGGCCTCGCCCGCATGGCCGACGCGGGGGATGCCGTCGCCGAACACATCCTCGCGGCAGCCGTCCCGCTGCGTTGCGAGCGTCTGGCTGGCGAGGCCGTAGCGGCAGATCGTGCCGGGGGTGCTTTCGCCGGTCACGCCATTGGCGCCGTCATAGGTCCATAGGGGCGCGAGCAGCAGATCGACCGACGCTTTGCTCAGGATGCGCCTGCCGCCGGATCGCCCGTCGTTGAGCAGCATCTGCCCGATCTTCGCGAGATCGCGCATCGAGATGCGCAGCCCCCCCTGCGGCGAGAAGCTTGCCCCGTTCCAGCCCGCGCGCCAGTGGGTGAGATCGCAATCGCCATCGGCGGCGGGGACGATCGTGCAGGCGGGGCGCTGACCATGATCGTCGTCGCGCACCGGCTTGCCCGCGGCGTCGTACAGGACGACCGCATGGGCGATCGTCGCATCGTCGCAACTTGCCCAGTTGTAGCAGCCCTTAAGCCCCATCGGATCGAGCACGAGCCGCTTCATCAACAGGTCGAAGCGTTCGCCCGTCGCGGCCTCCATCACCGATGCGACGACGGGGAAGTTGAGGTTGGTGTAGCGGAAGAAGCTGCCGGGCTTGTGATCCCGATCCCACGCCTTCGGATCGGCGAGTTGCGCGCGCACGGTGCGATCGAAGGGCAGCACATAATCCGCCGCGTCGGTCAGCGAGGACTGGTGCGACAGCAACAGCCGCAGCGTGATTGGCGCGTCGGGGAAGGCGGGGTTGTGCACCTGCCAGCCGAGCGCCTGCGAGACATCGGCATCGAGATCGAGCTTGCCCGCCTCGACCAGCCGCAGCACGCCGATCGCGACGACCAGCTTGGAGATCGACGCGATCCGCACCGGATCATCGGCGGTGACGGCGCGCCCGGTTGCGCGATCGGCCAGCCCCTCAATGCTCGGCGTCCCCACCGCGGTGGCGGTAAAGGGCTGTCGAACCGCTGCCGGAACAACAGGCTGCGCCTGCGCGTCCGTGGCGATAAGAGCGGCTATGGCGAAAAGGATGCGGTGCATAGCCCGCATCATGCGGAGGAAGTGGGATGCGCGCAACGCGATCGAAATGGATGCGCCGCGCGGCCATCATCCTCGGCATCCTGATCGCACTTGGCCTTGCCGCACGCTTCGTGCTGCCGTCCTTACTCGACCGCACCTATTATAGCGGCCCCGTCAGCGATCATTTCGACGGCCAGCGTTTCTTCAACCCGGAGGGACAGTTCGGCAGCGGCGGATCGCAGAAGGTGATGACGCCGGCGCGGATCTGGCGCGCAATCACCGGCGCGCCCGGCCCCGGCTGGCCGAAGTCGGCGCCGGTTCGTCAGACGAAACCGGCGGCACGCGTCGCGGGCGACGATCTGCGCGTCATCTGGATCGGCCATGCGACCGTCCTTATCCAGACGCAGGGGCTCAATATCCTGACCGATCCGGTCTGGGCCGACCGGGTCGGGCCGCTCGGCATCACCGGCCCGGTCCGCACCCGCGCGCCGGGCGTGCGGCTGGGCGATCTGCCGCCGATCGATCTGATCCTGATCAGCCACAATCACTACGATCATATGGACCTCGACACGATCGAGGCGCTGTGGAGACGCGATCGGCCGCTGATCTTCACCAGCCTGGGCAACGATACGCTGCTGAAGGATCGCGACATCGCGTCGGTCACGCGCGACTGGGGCGGGGGGGTGCCGGTGCGGTCGGGCGTCTCGGTGATCGTCGAGCGCGTGCATCACTGGGGCTCGCGGTGGGGATCGGATCGCAACCGTGCGTTGTGGAGCGGCTTCACGTTGAAACTGCCCGGCGGCAACATCTTCTTCGCGGGCGATACCGGCTGGGGCGACGGCGCCTGGGTGCGCGAAACGGCGAAGCATGGACCCTATCGTCTCGCGATCCTGCCGATCGGCGCCTACCATCCGCGCGATGTGTTCAGCGGCAACCATATCGATCCGCAGCAGTCGACCACGGTGTTCCAGCAACTGGCCGCGCGGCAGGCGCTGGGCATCCATTGGGGCACCTTCCAGTTGACCGAGGAGGCGATGGACGAACCGCGCGCGGAACTTGCCCGCGTGGTCCGTGCGCGCCGCATCGATCCGTCGCGATTCCGCACCCTTCTGCCCGGCCAGAGCTGGGACGTTCCGAAATAGGATTCGAAACAGTGCCTTAGCGGCGGAACCTGCCGCGCCTTCGTGCGATTCATCTGGCGTTCACTTGGGAGGTGACGACGATGCGACTGGCTCTGGCGATGGCAGGGGGACTTGGACTCGGTGGCGTGATCATGCTCGCCCCGCTTGCGGCGGGTGCGCCGGCCGAAGAACCCGTTGTCGAAACGTCGACGGATCATGCCCCGCAGAAGGGCACGATCCGCATTCACGGCAAGGAATTCAAACTGGTTTACGCGATCCGCTGAGGTGCTTTCCGCGGTGCGGTCTCTGGCACGAACAGGGTCGTGAC is drawn from Sphingomonas crocodyli and contains these coding sequences:
- a CDS encoding cation:proton antiporter encodes the protein MAIVFVLLFRRLGLGATLGYLVAGALVGPHGLALIGDAEAKLGIAELGIVLLLFLVGLELHPNRLWRLRRDIFGLGLVQVALCGAAISAVIFLTTGFSWAAALALGLPLALSSTAQVLPMLQSAGRLNTPSGERAFSVLLFQDLSIVPLITIIAALSRTPPAPDAPPGWLLGLYTVGAVIGLVLIGRFVMNPLFKVIGRLGERELFVAAGLFAVIAAAALMEALHLSAALGAFIAGVMLADSPYRHELEADVEPFRTILLGLFFIAVGMLLDLHVIAERPLFVIAMALAVVATKAVVMFGIARVFGVAWRSALAFALLLSQGGEFAFVLFAQAQNALLIAPEAASLFSAIVTLSMVTTPILMMVAQRFLNKGVKAEEDRPGPDGNQTGDAIVVGYGRFGQTVAQMLVASGSQVTLIDNKASQIEQSGKFGMKVHYGDGTRVDILRLAGAADARAIIFCVDGNDLGKAQLQPILNAFPKAAVLVRTFDRRHMMDLARLDLNGMVRELFESAVLLGRHALEAVGVSDRNIDKVEAEYRRRDGSRLEAQMETGDLAALRDQMFIPGRALDLSEDEDEGEKGNGEAQREG
- a CDS encoding MBL fold metallo-hydrolase — protein: MRATRSKWMRRAAIILGILIALGLAARFVLPSLLDRTYYSGPVSDHFDGQRFFNPEGQFGSGGSQKVMTPARIWRAITGAPGPGWPKSAPVRQTKPAARVAGDDLRVIWIGHATVLIQTQGLNILTDPVWADRVGPLGITGPVRTRAPGVRLGDLPPIDLILISHNHYDHMDLDTIEALWRRDRPLIFTSLGNDTLLKDRDIASVTRDWGGGVPVRSGVSVIVERVHHWGSRWGSDRNRALWSGFTLKLPGGNIFFAGDTGWGDGAWVRETAKHGPYRLAILPIGAYHPRDVFSGNHIDPQQSTTVFQQLAARQALGIHWGTFQLTEEAMDEPRAELARVVRARRIDPSRFRTLLPGQSWDVPK
- a CDS encoding amidohydrolase family protein, whose product is MRALFTFAGALLLASPAYAAKSAADLAIRAVTVIDVEHGTRIAGQTVIVQGDHIAAVGTDAAIAKAWAPARTIDGKGRYLIPGLWDMHVHFGGGPDLIEENKALLPLYVANGITTIRDCSGDLPEQVLAWRGEIANGTLFGPRLLSSGAKIEGIKPIWKGTVEVGSKADVDAAITRLHDRDKVDFIKITDSTLDPKLFLYALGQAHAQGIRTSGHIPMALTVEQAVDAGISSIEHMDYAFKAGVKDEAAIAADFAAGKIDRAEANRRLDVGFDRATAMAAYRNFAAKGVFVTPTLNGSRIISWLDSEDHSKDEYLSLIGPKLRKTYDWRIERAAQADAAGIAARHAHFDRMAAVLPMLAEAGVTIIAGTDAGFLNSFNYPGQGLHDELTLFVKEGLTPEQALSSATRAGPAWFGQLDRYGAVAQGKAADLVLLDADPLKDIDATRTIRAVVMRGKLYDRAALDAMLAETRAKVAAWDSTH
- a CDS encoding serine hydrolase domain-containing protein, whose protein sequence is MHRILFAIAALIATDAQAQPVVPAAVRQPFTATAVGTPSIEGLADRATGRAVTADDPVRIASISKLVVAIGVLRLVEAGKLDLDADVSQALGWQVHNPAFPDAPITLRLLLSHQSSLTDAADYVLPFDRTVRAQLADPKAWDRDHKPGSFFRYTNLNFPVVASVMEAATGERFDLLMKRLVLDPMGLKGCYNWASCDDATIAHAVVLYDAAGKPVRDDDHGQRPACTIVPAADGDCDLTHWRAGWNGASFSPQGGLRISMRDLAKIGQMLLNDGRSGGRRILSKASVDLLLAPLWTYDGANGVTGESTPGTICRYGLASQTLATQRDGCREDVFGDGIPRVGHAGEAYGLRSGLWIDRDAKTGVAYFVTAVPDDAPSGAHSNFTAAEERMATGR
- a CDS encoding DUF423 domain-containing protein, encoding MAKRSGKGDPLGGLLAVAGAVAVIGGAYGSHGATGAAVEWLKTGALYLMVHAIAGLVAIQLGRRGPAGLFLLGGAVFSGTLFAMSFGAPRILGAVTPLGGLAMILGWVWLAIAMLRGR
- a CDS encoding iron-sulfur cluster assembly scaffold protein, which gives rise to MARMSADLYNPTILRLAATIPHHARLPDPQGSAAKRSPICGSRVTVDVRIDDDGRISALGLEVRACALGQASASLMGAHAIGRSLDELEGARDVLTAFLAGERADPGDWPGIEIFLPAVAYPARHASIRLAFEGVAEAVAAARAARVAA
- a CDS encoding ArnT family glycosyltransferase, translating into MRTDQSWRWAVPTVIAVAIALWLGWVGYIASDDGLYYFGAVKWVDNPPYAGVDHWTTRFPVVLSFAAAIAIFGKGLAAFHAMSLGWFAALLVTVGLTAKRIGGATAGWIAVMLTGTMPVLATFASIVNCDMAELVFVLGGIALLPVGRDDMRKGFAAGISFGLAFLSRETAILPLVGLLPIFLCGKPVGRRALIAAGFGFLAVQGAEALFQWIVTGDPLHRYGLAINHDDKMDRAANAEGNFLLHPAIDPLLVLLINDDFALLFWLLIPATIARPWRHLRGRAQSRLLILGAMAVAAFFVVGALVHELVLNPRYFVLAAVTAAIVVALWLVRLRPMMRAAVLVALVGANFAALSLANRHPHWSAEILVETAQAHSAQAVFTDKTTYDRALLPLRFAGVRNVQVGAPTAGSLYVCGPCDDAPGDAITPIAPPPTAIGTLFGVIGLDGKLPGGVRRRLMAPGDAAEVRTIR